In Streptacidiphilus sp. P02-A3a, the DNA window TCACCAGCTCACGCTGCCGATCAGCCAGCAAGTACAGCGGAACTCCTGCGGCGGCATACCCACGACGCTTCCCTTCGCCATCCCTCTGAGGGTCCCGGGAGGTCACTTCGAGGACCATCAGTACGCCGTCCGGCTTGGACCAGGACCCCTGGTCGCTGAGCACCGCCTCCCAGACATAGGTAGCGTCGGGAATGAAGCGCCCATCGGGAACGATCAGACCCTTAGTGCCGGCGATTTCCAAATCAGCGGGTCCCAGGCTGTAGATCTGCCGGTTGACCAGGCTGATCAACCTCTCGTGCTTGCCGTCTGGCGACGGTGTCACGATGATCTCCCCCTCGATGAGCTCTGCCTTGAAGCCCTCAGGGGTCTCCAAGGCCAGGAACGCCTCCAGCAGTCCCTCGGGCTCGCTCCCGCCAAGCTCAGCGAAGTCGATTGTTGCTGCGGACATGGCCCCTCCCTTCCGGTGCTCACTGCTCAACGAGTGGTACGAGTCGAGGTTACGCATGTCCCGCCGCCGCCGCCCGGGTTCGGGCGGCGGGGGCGGAACGGCTCGGGCTCGGGCTCGGGCTCGGGCTCAGGCGATGCGGTGCATCCAGTTGTGGGTGTCCTCGCGGCGGCCGGTCTGCAGGGCGAGCAGGGTCTCGCGGAGCTTCATGGTGACCGGGCCGGGGTTGCCGTCGCCGATCGTCCAGTCGCCGCGCGCGGACTTGACCGAGCCGACCGGGGTGATCACCGCGGCGGTGCCGCAGGCGAAGACCTCGGTGAGGGTGCCGTCGGCGCTGCTGTTGCGCCACTCGTCGGTGGAGATCTTCCGCTCCTCGGTGGCGTAGCCGAGGTCCGCGGCGATGCCGAGCAGCGAGTCGCGGGTGATCCCGGGCAGCAGCGAGCCGGAGAGCTCCGGGGTGACCACGCGGGCGTTCTCGCCCTCGCCGAAGACGAAGTACAGGTTCATGCCGCCCATCTCCTCGATCCAGCGGCGCTCGATCGCGTCCAGCCAGACCACCTGGTCGCAGCCCTGGGCGGCGGCCTGGGCCTGGGCGACCAGCGAGGCGGCGTAGTTGCCGCCGCACTTGGCGGCACCGGTGCCGCCGGGCGCCGCCCGGACGTACTCCTCGGAGAGCCAGACCGAGACCGGCTTCACGCCGCCCGGGAAGTAGGCCCCGGCCGGGGAGGCGATCAGCAGGAAGAGGCACTCGTTGGCCGGGCGGACGCCCAGTCCGACCTCGGTGGCGATCATGAAGGGCCGCAGGTAGAGGCTGGCCTCGTCCTGGGTGGGCACCCAGGCGGAGTCCTGCTGGACCAGCGCCTCGACGGCCGCGACGAAGGTCTCCTGGGGCAGCTCGGGCATGGCAAGGCGCCGGGCGGAGGCCTGGAAGCGGGCGGCGTTGGCGTACGGACGGAAGGTCTGGATGCTGCCGTCGGCGGCACGGTAGGCCTTCAGCCCCTCGAAGATCGACTGGCCGTAGTGCAGGATCGCGGTCGCCGGGTCGAGCTCCAGCGGCCCGTAGGGGACGAGCTGGGCGTCGTGCCAGCCACGGCCCTCGGTCCAGCGGATGGTCACCATGTTGTCGGTGAAGAAACGGCCGAAGCCGGGATTGGCGAGCCGCGCTGCGCGCTCCTCGGCGGCAAGGGGATGAGCCGAGGGCTTGAGCTCGATCTCGATGGGGGAGGTCATGGCGGATACATCCTTCACCGTGTCGTCATGGCGGGCCGTGCGAAACGTATCGCCGACCCATGTCGATGGTCGCACTTTCCCGGCCTGGTCGAACAGCCTGCGCGAGCGGGCATACGACAAAGCGGCCCGGAAGGCGCGTGCCGGTAGCGGCGGGGTCACAGGGGGTGCTGACCAGCCGGTACGGGGCTCGCTGTCTTCCGGACCGCTTTCGGTCCGTGATTCGCAGGTGCCGGCTCGGTCAGCCGGCTACTCGGGCGGCGAGGGCGTCGCCGATCGCCGAGGTGGAACGGGACGCCTGGCCGACGCGCTCGGCGAGGTCCGCCGCGACGGCGGACTCGATCCGGGCCGCCGCGTCGTCCAGGCCGAGGTGCTGGAGCAGCATCGCGACCGAGAGGATGGTGGCGGTCGGGTCGGCCTTGCCCTGTCCGGCGATGTCCGGGGCCGAGCCGTGGACCGGCTCGAACATCGACGGGAACTCACCCGCGGGGTTGATGTTCCCGCTCGCGGCGAGGCCGATGCCGCCGGTGACGGCCGCGGCCAGGTCGGTCAGGATGTCACCGAAGAGGTTGTCGGTGACGATGACGTCGAAGCGCTCGGGCTGGGTGACGAAGAAGATCGTCGCCGCGTCGACGTGCAGGTAGTCGGTGCTGACCTCGGGGAACTCGACCGCGACCTGCTGGAAGACGCGCGTCCACAGGTGTCCGGCGTGGACCAGGACGTTGTTCTTGTGGACCAGCGTCAGCTTCTTGCGCGGGCGGGCCTGGGCCCGGGCGAACGCGTCGCGGACGACCCGCTCGATGCCGAAGGCCGTGT includes these proteins:
- a CDS encoding Uma2 family endonuclease is translated as MSAATIDFAELGGSEPEGLLEAFLALETPEGFKAELIEGEIIVTPSPDGKHERLISLVNRQIYSLGPADLEIAGTKGLIVPDGRFIPDATYVWEAVLSDQGSWSKPDGVLMVLEVTSRDPQRDGEGKRRGYAAAGVPLYLLADRQRELVILHSDPKHGDYSITAVAKPGDPLTLPQPFGFDLDTSKLF
- a CDS encoding branched-chain amino acid aminotransferase → MTSPIEIELKPSAHPLAAEERAARLANPGFGRFFTDNMVTIRWTEGRGWHDAQLVPYGPLELDPATAILHYGQSIFEGLKAYRAADGSIQTFRPYANAARFQASARRLAMPELPQETFVAAVEALVQQDSAWVPTQDEASLYLRPFMIATEVGLGVRPANECLFLLIASPAGAYFPGGVKPVSVWLSEEYVRAAPGGTGAAKCGGNYAASLVAQAQAAAQGCDQVVWLDAIERRWIEEMGGMNLYFVFGEGENARVVTPELSGSLLPGITRDSLLGIAADLGYATEERKISTDEWRNSSADGTLTEVFACGTAAVITPVGSVKSARGDWTIGDGNPGPVTMKLRETLLALQTGRREDTHNWMHRIA
- a CDS encoding 3-isopropylmalate dehydrogenase — encoded protein: MSRTLRLAVIPGDGIGQEVVAEGLKVLNAALPADTKVETTEYDLGARRYHATGETLPDGVLAELKDHDAILLGAIGDPSVPSGVLERGLLLKLRFAFDHHVNLRPGRLFPGVDSPLAGDPNIDFVVVREGTEGPYTGNGGSLRTGTPQEVATEVSLNTAFGIERVVRDAFARAQARPRKKLTLVHKNNVLVHAGHLWTRVFQQVAVEFPEVSTDYLHVDAATIFFVTQPERFDVIVTDNLFGDILTDLAAAVTGGIGLAASGNINPAGEFPSMFEPVHGSAPDIAGQGKADPTATILSVAMLLQHLGLDDAAARIESAVAADLAERVGQASRSTSAIGDALAARVAG